One part of the Alligator mississippiensis isolate rAllMis1 chromosome 3, rAllMis1, whole genome shotgun sequence genome encodes these proteins:
- the LOC106737123 gene encoding serpin B6-like isoform X2: protein MDTLSAASTSFALSLFTKLSENASTKNVFFSPFSISSALSMVFLGTKGNTAAQMKQVLCLSKAEDIHKSYQPLVSEINKPGTKYTLRTANQLYAEKTHEFLASFTESCQKFYHAALEQVDFSNAPEDSRKHINAWVEKKTEGKIQDLLAQGIINSLTKLVLVNAIYFKGNWETQFCKDHTKEKPFKINKNESKPVQMMFRKAKFNMTCIREFQTKILELPYIDNELSMIILLPDNIEDETTGLEKAAVSEAFAEELQRTNTCPYLFYCTEPAILHKAVMSSYN from the exons ATGGATACCCTCAGTGCAGCTAGTACTTCTTTTGCACTCAGTCTCTTCACAAAGCTGAGTGAAAATGCCAGCACAAAGAACGTATTCTTTTCTCCCTTTAGTATTTCCTCAGCCTTGTCAATGGTTTTTCTGGGTACAAAAGGTAACACTGCAGCCCAGATGAAACAG gtGCTTTGTTTAAGCAAAGCAGAGGATATTCACAAGAGTTACCAGCCACTTGTCTCAGAAATTAACAAACCAGGCACTAAGTACACACTTAGAACTGCCAACCAGCTCTATGCAGAAAAGACGCATGAATTTCTTGCA TCATTTACAGAGTCGTGTCAGAAATTCTACCATGCAGCATTGGAACAAGTTGATTTCTCAaatgctccagaagactccagAAAACACATAAATGCCTGGGTAGAAAAAAAGACTGAAG GTAAAATCCAGGATCTGCTGGCTCAGGGAATTATTAATTCGTTGACCAAACTAGTTTTGGTGAATGCCATCTACTTCAAAGGCAACTGGGAAACCCAATTCTGCAAAGATCACACAAAGgaaaaaccatttaaaattaacaag AATGAGAGCAAACCAGTGCAGATGATGTTCAGGAAAGCTAAATTCAACATGACATGCATAAGAGAGTTCCAAACCAAAATCCTGGAGCTCCCGTATATTGATAATGAGCTGAGTATGATCATTTTGCTTCCTGATAACATTGAAGATGAAACCACTGGCTTGGAAAAG gccgcggtgagcgaagcatttgcagaagagttacaaagaacaaacacttgcccttatctgttctactgtaccgagccagcaattctacacaaagcggttatgtcatcttataactaa
- the LOC102573070 gene encoding leukocyte elastase inhibitor A, with amino-acid sequence MEKLRNANTCFALALLKKLNETNPTGNIFFSPISISAALAMILLGAKGNTKTQMLKALHYDDAEDLHSRFQTLTSDVNRQGAPYLLKLANRLYGEKTCIFLPDFLANTQKSYGASLAMVDFLHASDEARKHINQWVEEQTEGKIPNLLSEGLLNNTTRLVLVNAIYFKGKWGEKFEEQNTKEMPFHLNKNETKTVKMMYQKKKFPFGYICELECRVLELPYDGDELSMIILLPDEIKDDTTGLQQLEKQLTFEKLCEWTKLQNMQPIDVHVHLPKFKLEDSYDLKSALSGLGFLDIFDSGKADLSGMSGARNLFLSKIVHKSFVEVNEEGTEAAAATAGMIANCMFMEEHFTANHPFLFFIRHNPTQSILFFGRYASP; translated from the exons ATGGAGAAGCTAAGGAATGCAAACACCTGTTTTGCACTTGCTCTACTTAAAAAGCTTAATGAAACCAATCCAACAGGAAACATCTTCTTCTCTCCCATCAGTATTTCTGCTGCACTGGCCATGATTCTGTTAGGGGCCAAGGGTAACACAAAGACACAGATGTTGAAG GCACTTCATTATGATGATGCTGAAGACCTTCATTCAAGATTTCAGACCCTGACTTCTGATGTTAACAGGCAAGGAGCTCCCTACCTGTTGAAGCTCGCCAATCGTCTGTACGGAGAGAAGACCTGCATTTTTTTGCCA GACTTCTTGGCTAACACTCAGAAATCTTATGGAGCCAGTTTGGCTATGGTTGACTTTCTCCATGCTTCTGATGAAGCACGGAAGCATATTAACCAGTGGGTAGAAGAACAGACTGAAG gtaAAATCCCCAACCTGTTGTCTGAAGGCTTACTTAATAACACAACCAGACTGGTGCTGGTGAATGCCATTTATTTCAAAGGCAAATGGGGAGAAAAATTTGAAGAACAGAACACCAAAGAAATGCCATTTCACTTAAATAAG AATGAAACAAAGACAGTGAAGATGATGTATCAGAAAAAGAAATTTCCATTTGGGTATATCTGTGAACTGGAGTGTCGTGTGTTAGAACTTCCTTATGATGGAGATGAACTTAGCATGATCATCTTGTTACCTGATGAAATTAAAGATGATACCACTGGACTACAACAG CTAGAGAAGCAGCTCACCTTTGAAAAGCTTTGTGAATGGACAAAACTACAAAATATGCAGCCCATTGATGTTCATGTGCATCTGCCTAAATTTAAGCTGGAAGACAGCTATGACCTTAAATCCGCTTTATCAGGTCTGGGCTTTCTGGATATATTTGATAGTGGCAAGGCTGACTTGTCTGGAATGTCAGGTGCACGAAACCTCTTTCTGTCTAAAATTGTTCACAAGTCTTTTGTGGAAGTGAATGAAGAAGGCAcagaagctgcagctgccacagctggcatGATTGCAAACTGCATGTTTATGGAAGAGCATTTCACAGCTAACcatcctttccttttcttcatcCGGCATAACCCAACGCAAAGCATACTTTTCTTTGGCAGGTATGCTTCCCCATAA
- the LOC106737123 gene encoding serpin B6-like isoform X1 — MDTLSAASTSFALSLFTKLSENASTKNVFFSPFSISSALSMVFLGTKGNTAAQMKQVLCLSKAEDIHKSYQPLVSEINKPGTKYTLRTANQLYAEKTHEFLASFTESCQKFYHAALEQVDFSNAPEDSRKHINAWVEKKTEGKIQDLLAQGIINSLTKLVLVNAIYFKGNWETQFCKDHTKEKPFKINKNESKPVQMMFRKAKFNMTCIREFQTKILELPYIDNELSMIILLPDNIEDETTGLEKLERELSYEKLMDWINPEMMDYTEVEVSLPRFKLEENYDLKTLLSSMGMPDAFDQNKADLSGMAGNKDLYLSQVVHKSFVEVNEEGTEAAAATAAVVMMRCAMIVPRFTADHPFLFLIRHNKTSNILFFGRFCSP; from the exons ATGGATACCCTCAGTGCAGCTAGTACTTCTTTTGCACTCAGTCTCTTCACAAAGCTGAGTGAAAATGCCAGCACAAAGAACGTATTCTTTTCTCCCTTTAGTATTTCCTCAGCCTTGTCAATGGTTTTTCTGGGTACAAAAGGTAACACTGCAGCCCAGATGAAACAG gtGCTTTGTTTAAGCAAAGCAGAGGATATTCACAAGAGTTACCAGCCACTTGTCTCAGAAATTAACAAACCAGGCACTAAGTACACACTTAGAACTGCCAACCAGCTCTATGCAGAAAAGACGCATGAATTTCTTGCA TCATTTACAGAGTCGTGTCAGAAATTCTACCATGCAGCATTGGAACAAGTTGATTTCTCAaatgctccagaagactccagAAAACACATAAATGCCTGGGTAGAAAAAAAGACTGAAG GTAAAATCCAGGATCTGCTGGCTCAGGGAATTATTAATTCGTTGACCAAACTAGTTTTGGTGAATGCCATCTACTTCAAAGGCAACTGGGAAACCCAATTCTGCAAAGATCACACAAAGgaaaaaccatttaaaattaacaag AATGAGAGCAAACCAGTGCAGATGATGTTCAGGAAAGCTAAATTCAACATGACATGCATAAGAGAGTTCCAAACCAAAATCCTGGAGCTCCCGTATATTGATAATGAGCTGAGTATGATCATTTTGCTTCCTGATAACATTGAAGATGAAACCACTGGCTTGGAAAAG ctGGAAAGAGAACTTAGCTATGAGAAACTTATGGACTGGATAAATCCAGAAATGATGGACTACACAGAAGTGGAAGTTTCTTTACCCAGATTTAAACTAGAAGAGAATTACGACCTGAAGACTTTGCTGAGCAGCATGGGAATGCCTGATGCATTTGACCAAAACAAGGCAGACTTATCTGGAATGGCAGGCAACAAAGACCTATATCTGTCGCAGGTGGTTCACAAGTCCTTTGTAGAAGTGAATGAAGAAGGcactgaagcagcagctgctactgcagctgtaGTCATGATGCGGTGCGCAATGATTGTACCCCGGTTCACGGCAGATCATCCTTTCCTCTTCCTTATCCGCCACAACAAAACTTCCAACATTCTGTTCTTTGGCAGATTTTGCTCCCCGTAA